One window of the Camelina sativa cultivar DH55 chromosome 1, Cs, whole genome shotgun sequence genome contains the following:
- the LOC104783514 gene encoding DNA mismatch repair protein MSH2, with protein sequence MEGNFEEQNKLPELKLDAKQAQGFLSFYKTLPNDSRAVRFFDRKDYYTAHGENSVFIAKTYYHTTTALRQLGNGSNALSSVSISRNMFETIARDLLLERNDHTVELYEGSGSNWRLVKTGSPGNIGSFEDVLFANNEMQDTPVVVSIFPNFQEGRCVIGMAYVDLTRRLLGLAEFLDDSRFTNLESSLIALGAKECIFPAESGKSNECKSLYDSLERCAVMITERKKQEFKGRDLDSDLKRLVKGNIEPVRDLISGFDLATPALGALLSFSELLSDEGNYGNFTIRRYDIGGFMRLDSAAMRALNVMESKTDANKNFSLFGLMNRTCTAGMGKRLLHMWLKQPLVDLNAIKTRLDIVQCFVEEAGLRQDLRQHLKRISDVERLVRSLEKRRGGLQHIIKLYQSTIRLPFIKTALEQYTGEFSSLISERYLKKFEALSDQDHLGKFIDLVEYSVDLDQLENGEYMISASYDTTLASLKDQKELLEQQIHELHKKTAMELDLQVDKALKLDKAAQFGHVFRITKKEEPKIRKKLTTQFIVLETRKDGVKFTNTKLKKLGDQYQSVVDDYKSCQKELVDRVVQTVTSFSEVFEDLALLLSEMDVLLSFADLAASCPTPYCRPEVTSSDAGDLVLEGSRHPCVEAQDWVNFIPNDCRLMRGKSWFQIVTGPNMGGKSTFIRQVGVIVLMAQVGSFVPCDKASISIRDCIFARVGAGDCQLRGVSTFMQEMLETASILKGATNKSLIIIDELGRGTSTYDGFGLAWAICEHLVQVKKAPTLFATHFHELTALAQANSEVAGNTVGVANFHVSAHIDTESRKLTMLYKVEPGACDQSFGIHVAEFANFPESVVALAREKAAELEDFSPSSMIINNEESGKRKNREDDPEEVSRGAARAHKFLKEFAAMPLDKMELKDSLQRVREMKDELEKDAADCQWLRRFL encoded by the exons ATGGAGGGCAATTTCGAGGAACAGAACAAGCTTCCGGAGCTGAAACTGG ATGCAAAGCAGGCTCAAGGGTTCCTCTCCTTCTACAAAACCCTACCAAAT GACTCGAGAGCTGTTAGATTCTTTGATCGGAAG GATTATTATACAGCTCATGGTGAGAATTCAGTTTTCATCGCAAAGACATATTATCATACAACCACTGCTTTAAGGCAGCTTGGGAATGGATCAAATGCTCTTTCAAGCGTAAGCATCAGTAGGAACATGTTTGAAACGATTGCTCGGGATCTTCTCCTGGAGCGTAATGACCATACTGTAGAGCTTTATGAAGGAAGTGGGTCGAATTGGAGACTTGTGAAAACAGGTTCTCCTGGAAACATTGGAAGCTTTGAAGATGTTTTGTTTGCAAACAATGAAATGCAGGACACACCAGTTGTTGTCTCCATATTTCCAAATTTTCAAGAGGGCAGATGTGTTATCGGAATGGCATATGTTGATCTGACCAGGCGACTTCTTGGACTAGCTGAGTTTCTTGATGATAGCCGCTTCACCAATCTGGAGTCCTCACTGATTGCTCTAGGTGCAAAAGAATGCATTTTTCCAGCTGAATCCGGAAAATCCAACGAATGCAAAAGCCTGTATGATTCTCTTGAGAGGTGTGCCGTGATGATAACAGAGAGGAAGAAACAGGAGTTCAAAGGGCGAGATTTAGATTCTGATCTAAAGAGACTGGTGAAGGGTAATATTGAACCAGTTAGAGATTTGATATCCGGGTTTGACCTTGCCACTCCTGCTCTAGGTGCATTACTCTCTTTCTCTGAACTTCTCTCGGACGAGGGTAACTATGGGAACTTCACAATCCGCAGATATGATATCGGTGGATTCATGAGACTCGACTCTGCAGCTATGAGGGCGTTGAATGTGATGGAGAGCAAAACTGATGCTAATAAGAATTTCAGTTTGTTTGGTCTCATGAACAGAACATGCACTGCAGGGATGGGTAAGAGACTGCTTCATATGTGGCTGAAGCAACCTCTCGTGGATTTGAATGCGATCAAGACGAGACTAGATATAGTTCAGTGCTTTGTTGAAGAAGCTGGGTTAAGGCAAGATCTTAGACAGCATCTGAAGCGAATCTCAGATGTTGAGAGGCTTGTGCGGAGTCTCGAGAAAAGAAGAGGTGGCTTACAGCATATTATCAAACTCTATCAG TCAACTATAAGGCTTCCCTTCATCAAAACAGCTCTGGAACAGTACACTGGAGAATTCTCATCACTCATCAGCGAGAGATACTTGAAAAAGTTCGAGGCTTTATCAGACCAAGATCACCTTGGAAAGTTCATCGATTTGGTAGAGTACTCTGTAGATCTTGACCAGCTAGAAAATGGAGAATACATGATATCTGCAAGCTACGACACCACATTAGCATCTCTGAAAGATCAGAAAGAATTGCTGGAGCAGCAGATTCACGAATTGCACAAAAAGACGGCTATGGAACTCGATCTTCAGGTCGACAAGGCTCTAAAACTTGACAAAGCAGCGCAGTTTGGGCATGTGTTTAGGATCACGAAGAAGGAAGAGCCAAAGATTAGGAAAAAGCTGACGACACAGTTTATAGTGCTGGAGACTCGTAAAGATGGAGTGAAGTTCACAAACACAAAGCTTAAAAAACTTGGGGACCAGTACCAAAGTGTTGTGGACGATTACAAGAGCTGTCAAAAGGAGCTCGTTGATCGTGTAGTTCAGACTGTTACCAGCTTCTCCGAG GTCTTTGAGGACTTAGCATTGTTGCTCTCTGAAATGGATGTTTTGTTAAGctttgctgatttggctgcCAGTTGCCCTACTCCATACTGTAGGCCAGAAGTCACCTCTTCG GATGCTGGAGATCTTGTATTAGAAGGAAGCAGACATCCATGCGTAGAAGCTCAAGACTGGGTGAATTTTATACCAAATGATTGCAGACTT ATGAGAGGGAAGAGTTGGTTTCAAATAGTAACAGGACCTAACATGGGAGGGAAGTCCACTTTCATTCGCCAG GTTGGTGTCATTGTGCTGATGGCTCAAGTTGGTTCCTTTGTTCCTTGTGATAAAGCATCAATTTCCATCAGAGATTGCATCTTTGCCCGTGTAGGAGCAGGCGATTGCCAA CTACGCGGAGTGTCTACTTTCATGCAAGAAATGCTTGAAACTGCATCCATATTGAAAGGCGCTACCAACAAGTCACTGATAATTATCGATGAACTTGGTCGTGGAACATCAACGTATGATGGTTTTG GTTTAGCATGGGCTATATGTGAGCATCTGGTTCAAGTGAAGAAAGCACCAACTTTGTTTGCTACTCACTTCCATGAACTTACTGCCTTGGCTCAAGCAAACTCTGAGGTTGCTGGTAACACCGTTGGTGTGGCAAACTTCCATGTTAGCGCTCACATTGACACTGAAAGCCGCAAACTCACCATGCTTTACAAG GTTGAACCAGGGGCCTGTGACCAGAGCTTTGGGATTCATGTGGCGGAATTTGCCAACTTCCCTGAAAGCGTAGTCGCCCTTGCAAGAGAGAAAGCTGCAGAACTGGAAGATTTCTCTCCGTCTTCCATGATAATCAACAATGAG GAGAGTGGGAAGAGAAAGAACAGAGAAGATGATCCAGAGGAAGTATCGAGAGGGGCAGCGCGAGCTCACAAGTTTCTGAAAGAATTTGCAGCAATGCCGCTTGATAAAATGGAGCTTAAAGATTCACTTCAACGGGTACGTGAGATGAAAGATGAGCTAGAGAAAGATGCTGCAGACTGCCAGTGGCTCAGGCGGTTCCTGTGA
- the LOC104783527 gene encoding transcription factor TCP18-like isoform X2, with translation MLSLIFLAFFFVCLKKILVQVSFSKFCLRVFLILILLLQNPPKKDMNNNTFSTSTTISVDDYMLFPYNDHYSSTPVLIPFSPSSSIDDILIHSTSNTSNNNLDHHHQFLQPSPFPQFEFDPDCALLDSFLPLNNGHDDNQTVSTDNHRPSLHLPSNNTIGDQPIEPSETITHIEDSQTISTSQDPKMKKAKKPSRTDRHSKIKTANGTRDRRMRLSLDVAKELFGLQDMLGFDKASKTVEWLLTQAKPEITKIAKSHSHRCGFSSGEESQNRPALGSMDASSSLCELTSMWTVDDRGSNSNTTETTGNKVDERSMKGKRKRPEPRTPILKKLSKDERAKARERAKDRTIEKMMMKGRSQSVNVVEEEVHHQGEIVKNDIINKMNSSFPMISHHRSQGAANSIEVP, from the exons atgctttctctcattttcttggcttttttttttgtgtgtctgaAGAAGATTTTGGTACAAGTGTCATTCTCAAAATTTTGTCTtagggtttttttaattttaattttgttgctTCAAAACCCCCccaaaaaagacatgaacaACAACACTTTCAGTACTTCTACCACCATCAGTGTCGACGACTACATGTTATTCCCTTATAATGACCATTATTCCTCAACCCCAGTACTGATCCCTTTTAGcccttcttcttccattgaCGACATCTTGATTCACTCCACCTCCAACACATCAAACAATAATCTtgaccatcatcatcagttcCTACAACCTTCTCCTTTTCCTCAATTCGAATTTGACCCGGATTGCGCCCTCTTGGACTCTTTCCTCCCACTAAACAATGGCCATGATGATAATCAAACCGTCTCCACTGACAATCATCGTCCATCACTTCATCTTCCCTCGAACAACACCATTGGAGATCAACCCATTGAGCCCTCGGAAACTATAACCCACATAGAAGATTCCCAGACAATCTCAACTTCTCAAGACCCCAAAATGAAAAAAGCCAAGAAACCAAGCAGAACAGACAGGCACAGCAAGATCAAAACGGCCAACGGGACACGCGATCGTAGGATGAGACTCTCTCTAGATGTCGCCAAAGAGTTGTTTGGCTTACAAGACATGCTTGGTTTCGACAAAGCCAGCAAAACCGTTGAGTGGTTGCTCACACAAGCAAAACCAGAGATCACAAAGATCGCGAAAAGCCATTCTCACCGGTGCGGCTTCAGCAGCGGCGAGGAGTCTCAAAACC GACCGGCATTAGGATCCATGGATGCATCGTCTAGTCTGTGTGAACTTACATCCATGTGGACGGTCGACGATAGAGGCAGCAATTCTAACACGACCG aaacaacaggaaacaaggtCGATGAGAGATCAATGAAAGGGAAGAGAAAGAGGCCAGAACCACGTACGCCCATTTTGAAGAAGTTGTCCAAGGATGAAAGAGCAAAAGCAAGAGAAAGAGCAAAGGATAGGACAATCgagaaaatgatgatgaaagGAAGATCACAATCGGTAAACgttgtggaagaagaagttcATCATCAGGGTGAGATAGTAAAGAATGATATAATCAACAAAATGAACTCATCATTTCCAATGATTAGTCACCATCGCAGCCAAGGGGCAGCTAATTCCATTGAGGTACCTTAA
- the LOC104783527 gene encoding transcription factor TCP18-like isoform X1, protein MLSLIFLAFFFVCLKKILVQVSFSKFCLRVFLILILLLQNPPKKDMNNNTFSTSTTISVDDYMLFPYNDHYSSTPVLIPFSPSSSIDDILIHSTSNTSNNNLDHHHQFLQPSPFPQFEFDPDCALLDSFLPLNNGHDDNQTVSTDNHRPSLHLPSNNTIGDQPIEPSETITHIEDSQTISTSQDPKMKKAKKPSRTDRHSKIKTANGTRDRRMRLSLDVAKELFGLQDMLGFDKASKTVEWLLTQAKPEITKIAKSHSHRCGFSSGEESQNRPALGSMDASSSLCELTSMWTVDDRGSNSNTTETTGNKVDERSMKGKRKRPEPRTPILKKLSKDERAKARERAKDRTIEKMMMKGRSQSVNVVEEEVHHQGEIVKNDIINKMNSSFPMISHHRSQGAANSIEQQQFTDLHHHFSGNPRDLMYKYNY, encoded by the exons atgctttctctcattttcttggcttttttttttgtgtgtctgaAGAAGATTTTGGTACAAGTGTCATTCTCAAAATTTTGTCTtagggtttttttaattttaattttgttgctTCAAAACCCCCccaaaaaagacatgaacaACAACACTTTCAGTACTTCTACCACCATCAGTGTCGACGACTACATGTTATTCCCTTATAATGACCATTATTCCTCAACCCCAGTACTGATCCCTTTTAGcccttcttcttccattgaCGACATCTTGATTCACTCCACCTCCAACACATCAAACAATAATCTtgaccatcatcatcagttcCTACAACCTTCTCCTTTTCCTCAATTCGAATTTGACCCGGATTGCGCCCTCTTGGACTCTTTCCTCCCACTAAACAATGGCCATGATGATAATCAAACCGTCTCCACTGACAATCATCGTCCATCACTTCATCTTCCCTCGAACAACACCATTGGAGATCAACCCATTGAGCCCTCGGAAACTATAACCCACATAGAAGATTCCCAGACAATCTCAACTTCTCAAGACCCCAAAATGAAAAAAGCCAAGAAACCAAGCAGAACAGACAGGCACAGCAAGATCAAAACGGCCAACGGGACACGCGATCGTAGGATGAGACTCTCTCTAGATGTCGCCAAAGAGTTGTTTGGCTTACAAGACATGCTTGGTTTCGACAAAGCCAGCAAAACCGTTGAGTGGTTGCTCACACAAGCAAAACCAGAGATCACAAAGATCGCGAAAAGCCATTCTCACCGGTGCGGCTTCAGCAGCGGCGAGGAGTCTCAAAACC GACCGGCATTAGGATCCATGGATGCATCGTCTAGTCTGTGTGAACTTACATCCATGTGGACGGTCGACGATAGAGGCAGCAATTCTAACACGACCG aaacaacaggaaacaaggtCGATGAGAGATCAATGAAAGGGAAGAGAAAGAGGCCAGAACCACGTACGCCCATTTTGAAGAAGTTGTCCAAGGATGAAAGAGCAAAAGCAAGAGAAAGAGCAAAGGATAGGACAATCgagaaaatgatgatgaaagGAAGATCACAATCGGTAAACgttgtggaagaagaagttcATCATCAGGGTGAGATAGTAAAGAATGATATAATCAACAAAATGAACTCATCATTTCCAATGATTAGTCACCATCGCAGCCAAGGGGCAGCTAATTCCATTGAG cagcagcagtttacggatcttcatcatcacttctCGGGGAACCCAAGAGACCTCATGTACAAGTACAACTATTAA